One Glutamicibacter halophytocola DNA segment encodes these proteins:
- a CDS encoding LysE family translocator, translated as MLSSSMVSSYLSPYLSFLVLASPLVVIPGPDFAVVSRNTLNGGRRRGTWSAVGVASSTTLYGILAAVGLGSVIMSMRPVFEGIRWAGIAYLALLGFQAFRSAWKRDYATLELGIDPAGPTGSQGWLQGFLSNVGNPKILVFYLAVLPQFLDQEAPMPVVLAFAFTHALLSLAYLVLLVCGIHQARSVLSRPGVRRLLDLATGTALVGFGIKLALE; from the coding sequence ATGCTTTCGTCATCAATGGTGTCTTCCTACTTGTCTCCTTATTTGTCTTTCTTGGTTCTCGCGTCCCCTCTAGTCGTCATTCCGGGACCCGATTTCGCTGTGGTGAGCCGCAATACCTTAAACGGCGGACGCCGGAGGGGAACTTGGAGCGCAGTCGGGGTGGCTAGTTCGACGACGCTCTATGGAATCCTCGCTGCTGTTGGCTTAGGGTCAGTGATCATGAGCATGCGGCCGGTCTTCGAAGGTATCCGTTGGGCGGGGATCGCATATTTGGCCTTGTTAGGTTTCCAAGCATTTCGTTCGGCTTGGAAGCGGGACTATGCAACTTTGGAATTGGGAATTGACCCTGCCGGGCCCACAGGAAGCCAGGGGTGGTTGCAAGGATTCCTCTCCAATGTGGGTAATCCTAAAATTTTGGTGTTTTATTTAGCGGTACTGCCGCAATTTCTCGATCAAGAAGCTCCGATGCCAGTGGTACTCGCCTTTGCCTTCACCCATGCTCTGCTCTCACTTGCCTACCTGGTGCTGCTAGTTTGCGGCATCCATCAAGCCCGCTCGGTCTTGTCGCGGCCAGGGGTTCGCCGATTACTAGATCTGGCCACTGGCACAGCACTGGTCGGATTCGGCATCAAGCTTGCCCTCGAATAA